A genomic segment from Corylus avellana chromosome ca5, CavTom2PMs-1.0 encodes:
- the LOC132181285 gene encoding sirohydrochlorin ferrochelatase, chloroplastic isoform X2 — MASLSTPTQFTVTSKRSSASEATRTRFTWTRPKFLELPRYPSKSIYLSRRVCFSDGRAGIRRNPHGVGERDGVIIVDHGSRRKESNLMLNEFVAMFREKTGYPIVEPAHMDIPSLTSEAAKEHPSVSYIITAPLGLHDLLVDVVNDRIEHCLSHVAGDAEECAVCAGTSKCRLY, encoded by the exons ATGGCGTCCTTGTCCACCCCTACTCAATTTACCGTTACGAG TAAAAGGTCCTCAGCTAGCGAAGCAACTAGAACCCGCTTTACGTGGACACGGCCCAAGTTCCTAGAATTGCCCAGGTATCCCTCGAAAAGCATATATTTGTCGAGAAGGGTGTGTTTCAGCGATGGAAGAGCTGGGATTAGAAGAAATCCGCATGGGGTAGGTGAGAGAGACGGCGTGATCATCGTCGACCACGGTTCGCGGCGCAAGGAATCGAATCTCATGCTAA ATGAGTTCGTGGCCATGTTTAGAGAGAAAACTGGATACCCAATTGTCGAGCCTGCTCATATG GATATTCCTTCATTGACTTCTGAAGCTGCAAAAGAACACCCTAGTGTGTCATATATCATAACTGCACCTCTTGGTCTGCATGATCTACTTGTG GATGTTGTGAATGATAGGATTGAACACTGTTTAAGCCATGTAGCAGGAGATGCAGAAGAGTGTGCAGTTTGTGCTGGTACAAGCAAATGCAGGCTctattaa
- the LOC132181284 gene encoding chaperone protein dnaJ C76, chloroplastic-like yields MSVYVVSVGQISVPIASQVHGHLDTRKPMSRWRQRCIVIRCHYNKRPGGRASAEKKNYYELLGVSVDSNAQKIKEAYRKLQKKYHPDIAGQKGHEYTLMLNEAYKVLMRDDLRREYDASIGQMRGPYGTNYSSLGYSSWKGPLRPQALFVDENACIGCRECVHHASNTFQMDEALGCARVKVQYGDDDQKIEVSVDSCPVNCIHWVDTEELAALEFLIQPQPKEGYGVFGGGWERPANVFMAAKSFTKQLNQQAGTQRNARANTEEETPAQAEARANAVMKIKMERFSRLWKWMTHIFGSNKLNRE; encoded by the exons ATGTCGGTCTATGTTGTCTCAGTTGGCCAAATTTCAGTGCCAATAGCTTCCCAAGTGCATGGCCATTTGGACACAAGGAAGCCCATGTCAAG GTGGAGGCAGAGATGCATTGTGATCAGATGTCACTATAACAAGAGGCCAGGGGGAAGAGCAAGTGCAGAGAAGAAGAATTACTATGAGTTGCTTGGAGTTTCTGTCGATTCAAACGCCCAGAAAATCAAAGAAGCTTACAGGAAGTTGCAAAAGAAGTATCACCCAGATATTGCAGGCCAAAAG GGTCATGAGTATACTCTAATGCTGAATGAGGCCTATAAGGTGCTGATGAGAGATGATCTGAGGAGGGAGTATGATGCTTCCATTGGTCAAATGAGAGGACCATATGGGACAAACTACTCTAGCTTAGGTTATAGCTCATGGAAAGGGCCCCTGAGACCCCAAGCTCTATTTGTGGATGAAAATGCATGCATAG GGTGCAGAGAATGTGTACACCATGCAAGTAACACATTCCAAATGGATGAAGCTCTCGGGTGTGCAAGAGTCAAAGTTCAATATGGAGATGATGACCAAAAAATCGAG GTATCAGTTGATTCATGCCCTGTGAATTGCATCCATTGGGTGGATACAGAAGAGTTGGCAGCGCTGGAGTTCCTGATTCAGCCTCAGCCGAAAGAAGGGTATGGTGTATTTGGTGGAGGCTGGGAAAGACCTGCAAATGTTTTTATGGCAGCTAAGTCCTTCACCAAGCAGCTGAATCAGCAGGCTGGCACTCAAAGAAATG CACGGGCGAATACTGAAGAAGAAACCCCTGCTCAAGCCGAGGCCCGAGCTAACGCTGTCATGAAAATAAAGATGGAGAGGTTTTCAAGACTCTGGAAATGGATGACACACATTTTTGGATCAAACAAGTTGAACAGAGAGTAG
- the LOC132181285 gene encoding sirohydrochlorin ferrochelatase, chloroplastic isoform X1 translates to MASLSTPTQFTVTSKRSSASEATRTRFTWTRPKFLELPRYPSKSIYLSRRVCFSDGRAGIRRNPHGVGERDGVIIVDHGSRRKESNLMLNEFVAMFREKTGYPIVEPAHMELAEPSIRDAFRSCVEQGANRMIVSPFFLLPGRHWLKDIPSLTSEAAKEHPSVSYIITAPLGLHDLLVDVVNDRIEHCLSHVAGDAEECAVCAGTSKCRLY, encoded by the exons ATGGCGTCCTTGTCCACCCCTACTCAATTTACCGTTACGAG TAAAAGGTCCTCAGCTAGCGAAGCAACTAGAACCCGCTTTACGTGGACACGGCCCAAGTTCCTAGAATTGCCCAGGTATCCCTCGAAAAGCATATATTTGTCGAGAAGGGTGTGTTTCAGCGATGGAAGAGCTGGGATTAGAAGAAATCCGCATGGGGTAGGTGAGAGAGACGGCGTGATCATCGTCGACCACGGTTCGCGGCGCAAGGAATCGAATCTCATGCTAA ATGAGTTCGTGGCCATGTTTAGAGAGAAAACTGGATACCCAATTGTCGAGCCTGCTCATATG GAGTTGGCAGAACCATCTATAAGAGATGCATTTCGTTCTTGTGTTGAACAAGGTGCAAATCGTATGATTGTAAGCCCGTTTTTTCTCTTACCTGGACGACATTGGCTCAAG GATATTCCTTCATTGACTTCTGAAGCTGCAAAAGAACACCCTAGTGTGTCATATATCATAACTGCACCTCTTGGTCTGCATGATCTACTTGTG GATGTTGTGAATGATAGGATTGAACACTGTTTAAGCCATGTAGCAGGAGATGCAGAAGAGTGTGCAGTTTGTGCTGGTACAAGCAAATGCAGGCTctattaa
- the LOC132182220 gene encoding uncharacterized protein LOC132182220, translated as MITRGSFSLVVTLGSCNKKTNLCFSTPLLLGQKMPSINTSLSSLLASPSKAAHVFDSHPLMMIEPADEKDKDGRSLCRFYDYVNEKVVNTNTKTPEEIDHAICVGSSHGWLAYVSRLDCSVFLWSPFTTSPLISLPPIHTLPRDEFDEEKAYECDNDIGFKVEFEYLGQSRRYAKRLRHIIRKIIFSSIPTSDDCIVVALSNLNTCRNIIFCKPGDKSWTFIDLPFKKYFHIADIIHFKDQLFYAVSDCGLILYTYDLADLSSPKSYHVKNSFKCELLSSFEGYPTRWCEQRYYLVESLGDLLWVCRHVTDYWNGTGCGTFPDRTITFEVYRLNFSRNTWESTKCIGEQVLFLGTNQSLSLSARDFPSLKANCIYFTDDSCKTYQLYPPYGFHDFGHYELGRVTFGEFKFAHQPKGFWVMRNFH; from the coding sequence ATGATCACCAGGGGTTCATTCTCTCTTGTTGTTACTCTTGGGTCTTGTAACAAAAAGACTAACCTATGCTTTTCTACTCCATTGCTTCTTGGGCAAAAGATGCCTTCTATTAATACATCACTATCATCATTATTGGCATCGCCTTCAAAAGCTGCGCATGTTTTTGACTCACATCCATTGATGATGATAGAACCGGCAGATGAGAAAGACAAAGATGGCAGGAGTTTGTGCCGTTTCTATGATTACGTAAATGAAAAAGTTGTAAATACCAATACGAAGACCCCTGAAGAGATTGATCATGCAATATGTGTTGGGTCATCTCATGGTTGGCTGGCTTATGTCTCTCGTCTTGATTGCTCCGTTTTTCTTTGGAGTCCCTTCACAACTTCTCCACTCATCTCGCTTCCTCCCATTCATACACTACCTCGTGACGAGTTTGATGAAGAGAAAGCGTATGAATGTGATAATGATATTGGGTTCAAAGTAGAATTTGAATATTTAGGTCAAAGCCGAAGATACGCAAAACGTTTGAGGCATATTATACGCAAGATTATTTTTTCATCTATTCCAACAAGTGATGATTGCATCGTAGTGGCTTTGTCTAATCTCAATACTTGTcgcaatattattttttgtaaaccTGGAGACAAGTCATGGACCTTTATAGACCTGCCTTTTAAGAAATATTTCCACATTGCAGATATCATACATTTCAAGGACCAATTGTTCTACGCTGTATCCGATTGTGGACTTATTTTATACACATATGATCTTGCTGATCTTTCTTCTCCAAAGAGTTACCATGTCAAAAATTCTTTCAAATGTGAACTATTGTCCTCATTTGAAGGATACCCAACGAGATGGTGCGAACAAAGATATTATTTGGTTGAATCATTAGGCGATCTTCTGTGGGTTTGTAGGCATGTTACTGACTATTGGAATGGGACCGGTTGTGGTACTTTTCCGGACAGGACAATTACGTTTGAAGTTTATAGATTGAATTTCTCTCGGAATACATGGGAGTCTACTAAATGCATTGGTGAGcaagttttgtttttaggtactaatcaatctctctctctttcagcTCGGGACTTTCCTAGTTTGAAAGCAAACTGCATATACTTCACGGATGATTCTTGTAAAACATATCAATTATATCCTCCTTATGGGTTCCATGATTTTGGACATTACGAGTTAGGAAGAGTTACATTTGGGGAATTCAAATTTGCGCATCAACCAAAAGGATTCTGGGTTATGCGcaattttcattaa
- the LOC132182222 gene encoding uncharacterized protein LOC132182222 yields MVNMPLSYQWCMVPMTGGSLCRVATLGSYTKKTNLCFSTPLLLKRKMPSINRSPPSLFASPSKANSHPLMMIPPDEEEDGRSLCRFYDYVNENVINTNIKIPEEVNHAICIGSSHGWLAYISRLDCSVFLWSPFTTSPLISLPPIHTLPSITVIPREDVDEDEILKRYEGDALCHKWKSAYESDDDSSPDFGFKVEWDYPDQSQSFYTRSANRLILYLIRKIVLSSVPTSDDCIVVAVPGLSIHRSIAFCKPGDKSWTFVEPPLKKNFDIVDVIHFNDQLFYAITSCGVTLYAYDLADLSSPKSYLIKTCFAHKHLSSLEKYTRISCGERYYLVESSGELLWVCRFFSNEMNSDGEIIVNSDIIESPDQTTMFDVYRLDFCRNRWEPIRCIGDQVLFVGTNQSLCLSAQSFPNLKANCIYFTDDSCEIHKKYPLFGCEGYVGNDYGHYELSGGYVFGELCRFGDGRILPPPFWVMRHFH; encoded by the coding sequence ATGGTGAACATGCCATTATCGTACCAATGGTGTATGGTGCCAATGACCGGGGGTTCACTCTGCCGTGTTGCTACACTTGGGTCTTATACCAAGAAGACCAACCTATGCTTTTCTACTCCATTGCTCCTTAAGCGAAAGATGCCTTCTATTAATAGATCACCACCATCATTATTCGCATCGCCTTCAAAAGCTAATTCACATCCGTTGATGATGATACCACCGGATGAGGAGGAAGATGGTAGGAGTCTGTGCCGTTTCTATGACTATGTAAATGAAAATGTTATAAATACCAATATTAAGATCCCTGAAGAGGTTAATCATGCAATATGCATTGGGTCATCTCATGGTTGGTTGGCTTATATCTCCCGCCTTGACTGCTCCGTTTTTCTTTGGAGTCCCTTCACGACCTCTCCACTCATCTCCCTTCCTCCCATTCATACACTACCATCCATAACAGTTATACCTCGTGAAGATGTGGATGAAGATGAAATATTGAAGAGATATGAGGGTGACGCTTTGTGTCACAAATGGAAAAGTgcatatgaatctgatgatgattCTTCCCCCGATTTTGGGTTTAAAGTAGAATGGGATTATCCTGATCAAAGCCAAAGTTTCTATACCAGGTCAGCAAATCGTTTGATTCTATATCTTATACGCAAGATTGTTTTGTCATCAGTTCCTACAAGTGATGATTGCATCGTAGTGGCTGTACCTGGTCTTAGCATTCATCGCAGTATTGCTTTTTGTAAACCTGGGGATAAGTCATGGACCTTTGTAGAACCGCCacttaagaaaaattttgacATTGTAGATGTCATACATTTCAATGACCAATTGTTCTACGCCATTACCTCTTGTGGAGTTACTTTATACGCTTATGACCTTGCTGATCTTTCTTCTCCAAAGAGTTACCTTATCAAAACTTGTTTCGCACATAAACACTTATCCTCACTTGAAAAGTACACGAGGATATCTTGCGGAGAAAGATATTATTTGGTCGAATCATCAGGTGAGCTTTTGTGGGTTTGTAGGTTTTTTTCTAATGAGATGAATAGCGATGGCGAAATTATAGTCAACTCTGATATTATTGAATCTCCAGACCAGACAACCATGTTTGACGTTTATAGGCTAGATTTCTGTCGGAATAGATGGGAACCTATTAGATGCATAGGTGACCAAGTTTTGTTTGTAGGTACTAACCAATCTCTCTGTCTCTCAGCTCAGAGCTTTCCTAATTTGAAAGCAAATTGCATATACTTCACGGATGATTCTTGTGAAATACATAAGAAATATCCTCTTTTTGGGTGCGAGGGTTATGTGGGCAATGATTATGGGCACTACGAGCTAAGTGGGGGATACGTTTTTGGAGAATTGTGCAGATTTGGTGATGGCAGGATTTTACCACCACCTTTTTGGGTTATGCGCCATTTTCATTAA
- the LOC132182219 gene encoding uncharacterized protein LOC132182219 — protein MTSINRSSSSSLLASPSEAAHVFESHPLMMIEPADEKDKDGRSLCRFYDYVNEKVVNTNIKIPEEVGHAICVGSSHGWLAYVSRLDCSVFLWSPFTTSPLISLPPIHTLPREELDEEKVYECDDDFGFKVECEYLGQSRRYAKCLRHIIRKIIFSSIPTSDDCVVVALSNLNTCRNIVFCKPGDKSWTFIDLPFKEYFHIADIIHFKDQLFYAISDCGLILYTYDLADLSSPKSYHVKNSFKREPLSSLEEYPRRGCEERYYLVESLGDLLWVCRHVTDDLNWTHYGTFPYKTITFEVYRLDFSRNTWECTKCIGEQVLFLGTNQSLSLSARDFPGLKASCIYFTDDSGKIYQLYPPYGFPDFGHYELGGVTFGDFDFAHHPEGLWVMRNFH, from the coding sequence ATGACATCTATTAatagatcatcatcatcatcattattggCATCGCCTTCAGAAGCTGCACATGTTTTTGAGTCACATCCGTTGATGATGATAGAACCGGCAGATGAGAAAGACAAAGATGGCAGGAGTTTGTGCCGTTTCTATGATTACGTAAACGAAAAAGTTGTAAATACCAATATTAAGATCCCTGAAGAGGTTGGTCATGCAATATGTGTTGGGTCATCTCATGGTTGGCTGGCTTATGTCTCCCGTCTTGATTGCTCCGTTTTTCTTTGGAGTCCCTTCACAACTTCTCCACTCATCTCGCTTCCTCCCATTCATACACTACCTCGTGAAGAGTTGGATGAAGAGAAAGTATATGAATGTGATGATGACTTTGGGTTCAAAGTAGAATGTGAATATCTAGGTCAAAGCCGAAGATACGCAAAATGTTTGAGGCATATTATACGCAAGATTATTTTTTCATCTATTCCAACAAGTGATGATTGTGTCGTAGTGGCTCTGTCTAATCTCAATACTTGTCGCAATATTGTTTTTTGTAAGCCTGGAGACAAGTCATGGACCTTTATAGACCTGCCTTTTAAGGAATATTTCCACATTGCAGATATCATACATTTCAAGGACCAATTGTTCTACGCTATATCCGATTGTGGACTTATTTTATACACTTATGATCTTGCTGATCTTTCTTCTCCAAAGAGTTACCATGTCAAAAATTCTTTCAAACGTGAACCCTTGTCCTCTCTTGAAGAATACCCAAGGAGAGGGTGCGAAGAAAGATATTATCTGGTTGAATCATTAGGCGATCTTCTATGGGTTTGTAGGCATGTTACTGACGATTTGAATTGGACCCATTATGGTACTTTTCCGTACAAGACAATCACGTTTGAAGTTTATAGATTGGATTTCTCTCGGAATACATGGGAGTGTACTAAATGCATAGGTGAGcaagttttgtttttaggtACTAATcaatctctgtctctctcagcTCGAGACTTTCCTGGTTTGAAAGCAAGCTGCATATACTTCACGGATGATTCTGGTAAAATATATCAGTTATATCCTCCTTATGGGTTCCCTGATTTTGGACATTATGAGTTAGGAGGAGTTACATTTGGAGATTTCGATTTTGCGCATCACCCAGAAGGACTATGGGTTATGCGCAATTTTCATTAA
- the LOC132182218 gene encoding uncharacterized protein LOC132182218, with protein sequence MITRGSLCCVATLGSSTKNTNLCFSTPLFLGRKMPSIKRSSSLLASPSKANSHPLMMIPPDEEEEDGRSLCRFYDYVNEKVLNTNIKIPEEVDHAICIGSSHGWLAYISRLDCSVFLWSPFSTTPLISLPPIDTLPSITSVPLEEVDEENPDDEILERCEGDTLHYKWKSAYESDDDSSPDFGFKVEWDFSDQSQSFYTRSAKRLILYLIRKIVLSSVPTSDDCIVVALPGLSIHRSIAFCKPGDKSWTFVEPPLKKYFDIVDVIHFKDQLFYTITSCQPTLYAYDLADLSSPKSYLIEPCFKYEHLSSLEKYTRRSCRKRYYLVESSGELLLVCRFFTNKMNSDGEIILNSSITRSPDQTTTFGVYKLDFSRNKWEPIRCIGDQVLFVGTNQSLSLSARNFSILKANCIYFTDDSCEIHKKYPPRWCKGYGGNDYGHYELGGRYVFGELCRFGDGRVLPPPFWVMRHFH encoded by the coding sequence ATGATCACCAGGGGTTCACTCTGTTGTGTTGCTACACTTGGGTCTTCTACCAAGAATACCAACCTCTGCTTTTCTACTCCATTGTTTCTTGGGCGGAAGATGCCTTCTATTAAAAGATCATCGTCATTACTGGCATCACCTTCAAAAGCTAATTCACATCCGTTGATGATGATACCACCggatgaggaggaggaagatggTAGGAGTTTGTGCCGTTTCTATGACTACGTAAATGAAAAGGTTTTAAATACCAATATTAAGATTCCTGAGGAGGTTGATCATGCAATATGCATTGGGTCATCTCATGGTTGGCTGGCGTATATCTCCCGCCTTGACTGCTCTGTTTTTCTTTGGAGTCCTTTCTCAACCACTCCACTCATCTCACTTCCTCCCATTGATACACTACCTTCTATAACGAGTGTTCCTCTTGAAGAAGTGGATGAAGAGAACCCCGATGATGAAATATTGGAGAGATGTGAGGGTGATACTTTGCATTACAAATGGAAAAGTgcatatgaatctgatgatgattCTTCCCCTGATTTTGGATTTAAAGTAGAATGGGATTTTTCTGATCAAAGCCAAAGTTTCTATACCAGGTCAGCAAAGCGTTTGATTCTGTATCTTATACGCAAGATTGTTTTGTCATCTGTTCCTACAAGTGACGATTGCATCGTAGTGGCTCTGCCTGGTCTTAGCATTCATCGCAGTATTGCTTTTTGTAAACCTGGGGACAAGTCATGGACCTTCGTAGAACCACCacttaagaaatattttgacattGTAGATGTCATACATTTCAAGGACCAATTGTTCTACACCATTACCTCTTGTCAACCTACTTTATACGCATATGATCTTGCCGATCTTTCTTCTCCAAAGAGTTACCTAATTGAACCTTGTTTCAAATATGAACACTTATCCTCACTTGAAAAATACACAAGGAGATCTTGCAGAAAAAGATATTATTTGGTCGAATCATCAGGTGAGCTTTTGTTGGTTTGTAGGTTTTTTACTAACAAGATGAATAGCGATGGTGAAATTATACTCAACTCTAGTATTACTAGATCTCCGGATCAGACAACCACGTTTGGCGTTTATAAGCTGGATTTCTCTCGGAATAAATGGGAACCTATTAGATGCATAGGTGACCAAGTTTTGTTTGTAGGTACTAAccaatctctttctctctcagcTCGaaacttttctattttaaaagcGAACTGCATATACTTCACGGATGATTCTTGTGAAATACATAAGAAATATCCTCCTCGTTGGTGCAAGGGTTATGGGGGCAATGATTATGGGCACTACGAGCTAGGAGGAAGATATGTATTTGGAGAATTGTGCAGATTTGGTGATGGTAGGGTTTTACCGCCACCTTTTTGGGTTATGCGTCATTTTCATTAA
- the LOC132181489 gene encoding uncharacterized protein LOC132181489 isoform X2, translated as MATTAKFLRPITQSLAAITSSYPPISHSRKFFYAKFEPLKTLIKDLEPALRNPASSTFQRSRLITQRKYFRFSGSKLSIGSIFVVSVVLGSKTAWPHVACAMDCHDILLDDRQLLDASDEEEDPKAFWMFARKLWLPVFFFLTVLTNLDHPIALIAIKITLLLLSTNPSPLSVYAFVDQTPCMATPTTSLIQNKVMSSIYAPRTSLIQNKVIICQKS; from the exons ATGGCTACCACAGCCAAATTTCTTCGTCCAATTACGCAATCTCTCGCTGCGATAACCTCTTCTTATCCCCCAATCTCTCATTCAAGAAAATTCt TTTATGCCAAATTCGAACCTTTAAAGACGTTAATAAAGGACCTTGAACCTGCTCTTCGCAACCCTGCCTCCTCGACATTTCAGCGTAGTAGATTAATTACGCAAAGAAAGTATTTCCGTTTTTCAG GGAGTAAACTAAGCATTGGAAGCATATTTGTTGTGTCAGTTGTGCTCGGATCAAAAACCGCTTGGCCTCATGTTGCTTGTGCTATGGATT GTCATGATATTTTGCTGGATGATCGCCAGTTGTTGGATGCTTCAGATGAGGAAGAAGATCCAAAGGCCTTCTGGATGTTTGCAAGGAAATTGTGGCTacctgtttttttctttcttaccGTGTTGACTAACTTGGATCATCCAATTGCACTAATTGCAATTAAAATTACTCTATTACTACTCAGCACAAATCCCAGTCCTCTCTCAGTCTATGCATTTGTTGATCAG ACTCCATGCATGGCTACTCCAACAACCTCACTTATACAAAATAAag TTATGTCATCAATCTATGCGCCAAGAACCTCACTTATACAAAATAAAG
- the LOC132182221 gene encoding uncharacterized protein LOC132182221 yields MIPRDSLSHVATLGSCTKKTNLCFSTPLLLGRKMLSINRTSSSLLASLSKGAHIFESHPLMMIEPADEKDKDGRRLCRFYDYVNEKVVNTNTKIPKELDHAICVGSSHGWLAYVSRLDCSVFLWSPFTTSPLILLPPIHTLHREELDEEKAYECDDDFGFKVKREYLGQSRRYAKRLRHIIRKIIFSSIPTSDDCIVVALSNLNTCRNIVFCKPGDKSWTFIDLPFKKYFHIVDIIHFKDQLFYAVSNCGLILYTYDLADLSSPKSYHVKNSFRYEPLSLLEGYPTRRCKERYYLVESLGGLLWVRRHFTEDWNGTCFDTLPDKTIMFEVYRLDFSRNTWECTKCIGEQVLFLGSNQSLSLSARDFPSLKENCIYFTDDSCKTYQLYPPYGFPDFGHYELGGVTFGEFEFAHHPEGFWVMRNFH; encoded by the coding sequence ATGATCCCCAGGGATTCACTCTCTCATGTTGCTACACTTGGGTCTTGTACCAAAAAGACTAACCTATGCTTTTCTACTCCATTGCTTTTGGGGCGAAAGATGCTTTCTATTAATagaacatcatcatcattactGGCTTCGCTTTCAAAAGGGGCACATATTTTTGAGTCACATCCATTGATGATGATAGAACCGGCTGATGAGAAAGACAAAGACGGCAGGAGATTGTGCCGTTTCTATGATTATGTAAACGAAAAAGTTGTAAATACCAATACTAAGATCCCTAAAGAGCTTGATCATGCAATCTGTGTTGGGTCATCTCATGGTTGGCTGGCTTATGTCTCCCGTCTCGATTGCTCTGTTTTTCTTTGGAGTCCATTCACAACTTCTCCACTCATCTTGCTTCCTCCCATTCATACACTACATCGTGAAGAGTTGGATGAAGAGAAAGCGTATGAATGTGATGATGATTTTGGGTTCAAAGTAAAGCGTGAATATCTAGGTCAAAGCCGAAGATACGCAAAACGTTTGAGGCATATTATACGCAAGATTATTTTTTCATCTATTCCAACAAGTGATGATTGCATCGTAGTGGCTCTGTCTAATCTCAATACTTGTCGCAATATTGTTTTTTGTAAACCTGGAGATAAGTCATGGACCTTTATAGACCTTCCTTTTAAGAAATATTTCCACATTGTAGATATCATACATTTCAAGGACCAATTGTTTTATGCTGTATCCAATTGTGGACTTATTTTATACACTTATGATCTTGCTGATCTTTCTTCTCCAAAGAGTTACCATGTCAAAAATTCTTTCAGATATGAACCCTTATCCTTACTTGAAGGATACCCAACGAGAAGGTGCAAAGAAAGATATTATCTGGTTGAATCATTAGGTGGTCTTCTGTGGGTTCGTAGGCATTTTACTGAAGATTGGAATGGGACCTGTTTTGATACACTTCCAGACAAGACAATCATGTTTGAAGTTTATAGACTGGATTTCTCTCGGAACACATGGGAGTGTACTAAATGCATAGGTGAGcaagttttgtttttaggttctaaccaatctctctctctctcagctcgAGACTTTcctagtttgaaagaaaattgcatATACTTCACGGATGATTCTTGTAAAACATATCAATTATATCCTCCTTATGGGTTTCCTGATTTTGGGCATTACGAGCTAGGAGGAGTTACATTTGGAGAATTCGAATTTGCGCATCACCCAGAAGGATTCTGGGTTATGCGCAATTTTCATTAA